Proteins encoded together in one Quercus lobata isolate SW786 chromosome 3, ValleyOak3.0 Primary Assembly, whole genome shotgun sequence window:
- the LOC115979060 gene encoding uncharacterized GPI-anchored protein At5g19250-like translates to MSDCEAKKNLFDEINGNRTPLHLANFTKNSNAACLANKIADQLKNVTCKNAFHYSSTPGTRPNITDFDKLLDGCDIKENHTVQGVILPVCVPEINLSLMTDNYTITTTSQYAKYLKDSNYTGIGIGSKDNWMVVVLSTNTSAGNFSDAASLIANFSMRNYLVALFIGFLVVSMS, encoded by the exons ATGAGTGATTGTGagg CTAAAAAAAATCTCTTCGATGAGATTAATGGTAACAGGACGCCACTACATCTCGCCAACTTCACTAAGAACAGCAATGCAGCTTGCTTGGCTAATAAGATTGCAGACCAATTAAAGAATGTAACATGTAAAAACGCCTTTCACTATAGCTCTACTCCAGGCACCAGGCCGAATATCACCGATTTTGACAAGCTCCTAGATGGCTGTGACATAAAAGAGAATCACACAGTTCAAGGGGTCATATTGCCTGTTTGTGTGCCCGAAATTAACCTATCGTTGATGACTGATAATTATACAATTACTACAACATCTCAATATGCAAAATATCTGAAGGATTCGAACTACACTGGGATTGGGATTGGCTCTAAGGATAATTGGATGGTGGTTGTTTTGAGCACTAACACATCAGCCGGAAACTTTTCCGATGCAGCTTCTTTGATTGCAAATTTTAGTATGCGTAATTACTTGGTGGCTTTGTTCATTGGATTTCTTGTTGTTTCAATGAGCTGA